The following proteins are encoded in a genomic region of Nitrospirota bacterium:
- the secG gene encoding preprotein translocase subunit SecG — translation MYTFLIIIHLFVSFIMIGAILLQSGKGAEIGAAFGGSSQTIFGSRGAATFLSKMTVGAAVLFMVTSLWLAFLSRERAGENSIMRLPKTEAVPSPAAPAPPAGSTAPAATTPAPPQPTQPSATPGGNPAAPAVETTPGAGPKKK, via the coding sequence ATGTACACATTTTTAATTATTATTCATCTGTTTGTCAGTTTTATTATGATCGGCGCTATTTTGCTTCAATCCGGCAAAGGGGCTGAAATCGGAGCCGCTTTCGGCGGATCAAGCCAGACGATTTTTGGAAGCAGGGGGGCGGCAACCTTTTTAAGTAAAATGACTGTTGGAGCAGCCGTTCTTTTCATGGTCACCTCCCTCTGGTTGGCTTTTCTGTCTAGAGAACGGGCAGGTGAAAATTCTATTATGAGACTTCCGAAAACTGAAGCTGTTCCCTCCCCTGCGGCTCCTGCTCCACCGGCCGGATCGACAGCTCCCGCAGCAACGACGCCGGCTCCACCACAACCGACGCAGCCTTCGGCTACGCCCGGAGGAAATCCTGCGGCCCCTGCAGTGGAAACCACTCCGGGCGCCGGGCCTAAAAAGAAATAG
- the rpsU gene encoding 30S ribosomal protein S21 → MEVKVYNNEVARALKYLSKKMIKEGVMKEIKKRKFYEKPSVKKKRKQKEAIKKRLKAEKFEFHD, encoded by the coding sequence TTGGAAGTTAAAGTCTATAACAACGAAGTTGCGCGGGCCCTTAAGTATTTGTCCAAAAAAATGATTAAAGAAGGGGTCATGAAAGAGATAAAAAAACGAAAATTTTACGAAAAACCGAGTGTAAAGAAAAAACGAAAACAAAAAGAAGCCATTAAAAAAAGGTTAAAAGCTGAAAAGTTTGAATTTCATGATTAG
- a CDS encoding peptide-binding protein — MKKADLLFYFSFLIVLSGFTGNSKSISVGSIGDAQKLNPILASDGASGEVSGWIFNGLVKYDPTLNLVPDLAENFESSPDCKNVTFHLRKGVKWHDGKEVTAEDVLFTYQKIIDPKVATPYSGGFDRIDKVKIITPYQVNVSYKESFAPGLENWGLGIIPKHLLEGKDLQTDSFNQHPVGTGPYKLKTWTPQQKIVLVSNPDYFEGAPDIQQYIFRVIPDSATMFLELRSGNLDYMGLTPVQFQKQTESPFFKKKFNKFQYPSFSYTYLGYNLLNPLFSDKTIRQALTYAIDRQTLIDGVWLGYASLATGPLPPDSWAYNPDVKPYPYDPGKAKRMLAQAGWIPGPDGILRKNGKKFEFTIMTNQGNDERKKSAEIIQFNLNQVGIKVNIQILEWQALLHQYIDKKKFDAIILGWGLGRDPDAFDIWYSKKTKEGEFNFISYNNPKVDQLLIEGRKTCDKEKRKKIYHEFHALIAEDQPYTFLYYPQSLPILANRFSGVKVTPIGIWYNFPQWKVLPE; from the coding sequence ATGAAGAAAGCCGACCTCTTATTTTATTTTTCCTTTTTGATCGTTTTATCGGGTTTTACGGGGAATTCAAAATCCATTTCGGTCGGCTCTATCGGCGATGCTCAAAAATTAAATCCGATTCTCGCCTCCGACGGGGCTTCCGGAGAGGTCTCTGGATGGATTTTTAACGGCCTGGTCAAATATGACCCCACCCTGAACCTGGTCCCGGATCTGGCCGAAAACTTTGAATCCTCGCCCGATTGTAAAAATGTCACCTTTCATCTTAGAAAAGGGGTCAAATGGCACGACGGTAAAGAGGTGACGGCTGAAGATGTCTTATTTACCTATCAGAAAATTATCGATCCAAAGGTTGCCACTCCCTATAGCGGAGGATTTGACAGGATTGACAAGGTCAAAATTATTACGCCCTATCAGGTCAACGTTTCGTATAAGGAATCTTTTGCCCCGGGATTGGAAAACTGGGGGCTGGGTATCATCCCGAAACACCTCCTGGAAGGCAAAGATCTTCAAACGGATTCCTTTAACCAGCACCCCGTCGGAACCGGGCCTTATAAACTGAAAACCTGGACTCCCCAGCAAAAAATTGTTTTGGTTTCAAACCCCGACTATTTTGAAGGGGCGCCCGATATCCAGCAGTATATTTTTCGGGTCATCCCTGATTCTGCGACCATGTTTCTTGAACTCCGCTCAGGAAACCTCGACTATATGGGTTTAACCCCGGTCCAGTTTCAAAAACAGACCGAATCCCCGTTTTTTAAGAAAAAATTCAATAAATTCCAATATCCCAGCTTTTCTTATACTTATTTGGGTTACAACCTCTTGAACCCGCTTTTTTCGGATAAAACAATCCGCCAGGCATTAACCTATGCCATAGACCGTCAAACCTTGATTGATGGCGTTTGGCTCGGTTACGCGAGTTTAGCGACCGGTCCTCTCCCTCCCGATTCCTGGGCCTATAATCCCGATGTCAAACCCTATCCTTACGATCCGGGGAAGGCTAAACGGATGCTGGCGCAGGCAGGGTGGATTCCCGGACCGGACGGCATCCTTCGGAAAAACGGAAAGAAATTTGAATTCACGATTATGACCAATCAGGGGAATGACGAGCGGAAAAAAAGCGCTGAGATTATTCAATTCAACCTGAACCAGGTTGGAATTAAAGTCAATATTCAGATTTTGGAGTGGCAGGCCTTGCTTCACCAATATATTGATAAGAAAAAGTTCGACGCGATTATTTTAGGATGGGGGCTGGGCCGGGACCCTGATGCCTTTGATATCTGGTATTCTAAAAAAACCAAAGAAGGGGAATTTAATTTTATCTCTTACAATAATCCGAAGGTGGACCAGCTATTGATCGAAGGCAGAAAAACATGCGACAAAGAAAAACGAAAAAAAATCTACCATGAATTTCATGCGTTAATTGCTGAAGATCAGCCCTATACCTTTTTATACTATCCACAATCCCTCCCTATCCTGGCAAACCGATTTTCAGGCGTTAAAGTCACCCCGATCGGCATTTGGTATAACTTCCCTCAATGGAAAGTCCTCCCCGAATAG
- a CDS encoding MFS transporter: MKSLLLTTFKSLRHRNFRLFFLGQLVSLTGTWVQNIAQSWLVYRLTDSPLLLGLTGFVGQIPVFLFGLFGGVVADHYNRHRIILITQTLSMVQAFLLAALVLSGQVQIWEIFSLAFFLGSVSAFDLPARQSFFIEMVGKEDLPNAIALNSSAVNGARLMGPVIAGLLVGLAGEGVCFFINGLSFLAVIGGLFSMKISSSRQGAMTISIFEYLKEGILYGVKTPVIKRTLLLLSLLSLVGLPYSVLMPVFSKTILKGGPGTFGFLLGGAGLGALLGTLTLARIGSKDFEKTIFRVAIGTGISFIMFSFSKIILISFFILVATGFCMMSQLAATNTLLQTVVPDRLRGRLMSFYGFVLLGIAPFGSLLEGFFADKFGAPLTVGMSGALIIGGAFLYFRRAVLPPALKPALVPPPETP; the protein is encoded by the coding sequence ATGAAAAGTCTCCTTTTAACCACTTTTAAATCGCTTCGGCACCGAAATTTCAGATTGTTTTTTCTGGGACAACTGGTTTCGTTAACAGGCACATGGGTTCAGAATATTGCCCAGAGCTGGCTCGTCTACCGGCTGACCGATTCGCCGTTACTCCTGGGGTTGACCGGTTTTGTGGGTCAAATTCCTGTTTTTTTGTTTGGACTTTTTGGGGGTGTGGTGGCCGATCATTACAACCGCCACAGGATCATTTTAATTACCCAGACCCTTTCAATGGTTCAGGCGTTTCTCCTGGCCGCTCTGGTGTTAAGCGGACAAGTTCAAATCTGGGAAATTTTTTCTCTGGCATTTTTTTTGGGATCGGTCAGCGCGTTTGATCTTCCTGCGAGGCAGTCGTTTTTTATCGAAATGGTGGGAAAGGAAGATTTACCGAATGCCATTGCGTTAAACTCCTCAGCGGTCAATGGAGCGAGATTGATGGGACCGGTTATTGCCGGACTCCTGGTGGGCCTGGCAGGGGAGGGGGTTTGTTTTTTCATCAATGGCTTAAGCTTTTTAGCGGTCATTGGCGGACTCTTTTCTATGAAAATTTCATCCTCCAGGCAAGGGGCGATGACGATCTCGATTTTCGAATATTTGAAGGAAGGAATTTTATATGGGGTGAAAACCCCTGTGATTAAAAGGACTTTACTCTTGCTTTCTCTGTTAAGCCTTGTCGGGCTTCCCTATTCTGTTTTAATGCCGGTCTTTTCAAAGACAATCCTTAAGGGTGGACCCGGAACCTTTGGTTTTTTGCTGGGAGGCGCCGGATTAGGAGCTCTTTTGGGAACCTTAACCCTGGCCCGGATCGGATCTAAAGATTTTGAAAAAACCATTTTTAGGGTTGCTATCGGAACGGGGATTTCTTTTATCATGTTTTCTTTTTCAAAGATCATTTTAATTTCTTTTTTTATTCTGGTTGCAACCGGTTTTTGTATGATGTCTCAGCTGGCGGCCACAAATACGCTATTACAAACCGTTGTTCCTGATAGATTAAGGGGGCGTTTGATGAGCTTTTACGGGTTTGTCCTGTTAGGGATCGCGCCGTTTGGAAGTTTGCTGGAAGGTTTTTTTGCAGATAAATTTGGCGCCCCTTTAACGGTCGGCATGTCAGGCGCGCTGATTATTGGAGGGGCATTTTTGTACTTTAGAAGAGCGGTTCTTCCGCCGGCATTGAAACCTGCGTTAGTTCCTCCGCCTGAAACCCCCTGA
- a CDS encoding cupredoxin domain-containing protein, producing the protein MKILKTCVPFLILFLLISFSIVQGDVKPVKDIRNINVIIVEKGTLSFSPKVILVKPGTTVTWANQDSQDHFLMFSSATSDAKTIENEPPVNEPLHPGDRFQHKISHVGVYPFFCGIHNQMWGMVMVDEHVAGSR; encoded by the coding sequence ATGAAAATTTTAAAAACATGCGTTCCCTTTTTAATACTGTTTTTATTGATTTCCTTTTCTATCGTTCAAGGGGATGTCAAACCGGTTAAAGATATTAGAAATATCAACGTCATTATCGTAGAAAAAGGAACCTTATCTTTTTCTCCTAAAGTCATCCTGGTAAAACCCGGAACAACGGTTACCTGGGCAAACCAGGATTCCCAAGACCATTTTTTAATGTTTTCCTCCGCCACGTCAGACGCCAAAACAATTGAAAATGAACCTCCCGTCAATGAGCCTCTCCATCCAGGAGACCGGTTCCAGCATAAAATTTCTCATGTCGGGGTTTATCCTTTTTTTTGCGGGATTCATAACCAGATGTGGGGAATGGTAATGGTTGATGAACATGTCGCAGGATCCAGGTAA
- a CDS encoding ATP-dependent Clp protease adaptor ClpS has translation MPTVPETAPLETIDSSFQIEPVRLYKVIFLNDDVTTFDFVVKILLAIFQKGYPTAVKLMLEVHQTGSAHVTTLPKEQAEFRQVQVHDAAKKEGFPFRCVIEPE, from the coding sequence ATGCCAACAGTCCCCGAAACAGCGCCCCTGGAAACAATAGATTCGAGCTTTCAAATAGAGCCTGTCCGTCTTTATAAAGTCATCTTTTTAAACGACGACGTGACGACGTTTGATTTTGTCGTTAAAATTTTACTCGCCATTTTTCAAAAAGGTTACCCCACGGCTGTCAAACTTATGCTGGAAGTCCATCAAACCGGCTCGGCTCATGTTACAACCCTTCCTAAGGAACAGGCCGAATTTCGTCAGGTCCAGGTGCATGATGCCGCCAAAAAGGAAGGTTTCCCCTTCCGTTGCGTCATTGAACCTGAATGA
- a CDS encoding ParA family protein, whose amino-acid sequence MRIISIMNQKGGCGKTTTAINLSAFLAEFGKKVLLIDLDPQGHSTAGFNIKENMIELGLFDVFTKQASLEDIIKLQVYPGLDLAPTTVRLSAIEQYLSGTFERERQLRYHLEKLQLPFIYDYIIIDCPPHLGLLVFNALMASGEVIVPIEPSSFSLQGINKLLETIELLKENAHHLLKVMALPTIYNHHSHFSREILKQILNKFQDLTLKAVIRQNVKLKEAAQKGCPISVYDRQSFGAEDYQSLAFEIIQQDEPSFIWPGKTPKEEKQETPVESVSIQPEIKEESFVQEIMVIAQPSEKKIDGAPQEERSRNNA is encoded by the coding sequence ATGCGTATAATTTCGATTATGAACCAAAAAGGAGGTTGCGGTAAAACAACAACGGCAATCAATCTGTCGGCCTTCCTCGCCGAGTTCGGTAAAAAAGTTCTCCTGATCGACCTTGACCCGCAAGGACATTCCACCGCCGGTTTTAATATTAAGGAAAACATGATTGAATTAGGCCTGTTTGATGTTTTTACTAAACAGGCCAGCCTCGAAGATATTATCAAACTTCAGGTTTACCCGGGCCTGGATTTGGCGCCGACTACCGTCCGGTTATCCGCCATTGAACAATATCTCTCCGGAACGTTTGAAAGAGAGCGTCAGCTCCGTTATCATTTGGAAAAATTGCAGCTCCCTTTTATTTATGATTATATTATTATTGATTGTCCGCCTCATTTGGGTTTGCTCGTATTTAACGCTTTAATGGCTTCAGGTGAGGTCATCGTTCCCATTGAGCCAAGTTCCTTTTCCTTGCAGGGAATTAATAAACTCCTCGAAACGATTGAACTTTTAAAGGAAAATGCTCATCATCTTCTCAAAGTGATGGCCTTGCCGACGATTTATAATCATCACAGCCATTTTTCCAGAGAGATTTTAAAACAAATTCTTAATAAGTTTCAGGACCTTACGTTAAAAGCGGTTATTAGACAAAATGTGAAATTGAAGGAAGCGGCGCAGAAGGGTTGTCCGATTTCGGTCTATGACAGGCAGTCTTTCGGCGCAGAGGACTATCAAAGTCTGGCTTTTGAAATAATTCAACAGGATGAACCGTCCTTTATCTGGCCCGGAAAAACTCCGAAAGAAGAAAAACAAGAAACTCCCGTTGAATCGGTTTCGATTCAACCTGAAATAAAAGAAGAAAGTTTCGTACAGGAAATTATGGTTATTGCCCAACCTTCAGAGAAAAAAATAGACGGAGCCCCACAGGAGGAAAGGAGCCGAAATAACGCATGA
- the mutY gene encoding A/G-specific adenine glycosylase, giving the protein MVAQGRHGGLPQKILALKVNPEISKNLLRWYKQNGRELPWRTSFSPYSVWVSEIMLQQTQVDTVIPYYHRFLSSFPSVQALAEAPLDKVLKGWEGLGYYSRARNLQKSAKIIVKRLQSRFPDQFEEIIKLPGIGKSTAGAILSLAFNQRFPILDGNVRRVLSRLFAVQTAPGPKTDQNLWDYSSSLVPKQAREFNSALMDLGATVCKPKQPSCGLCPLNSFCLGFKKNLQMVLPLKKKREKIPLYFHAGMVIWKNKKVLIRKRPVNGLLGGLWEFPESVVDQADLTDQTKLNRVCQNLNIKLKNKSFLFKLTHTFTHFKMELHVFEADYLSGNIGRDGSLRWASLEETEGFPFSTTHKKIIQNLADTRFKNEKTSKTEELR; this is encoded by the coding sequence GTGGTCGCCCAGGGCAGGCACGGGGGCCTGCCCCAAAAAATATTGGCGTTGAAAGTAAACCCGGAAATTTCCAAAAATCTCCTCAGGTGGTACAAACAAAATGGCCGGGAACTCCCATGGCGAACCAGCTTTTCCCCCTATTCAGTCTGGGTATCCGAAATCATGCTTCAACAAACTCAGGTCGACACCGTTATCCCTTACTATCACCGTTTTCTTTCTTCTTTTCCGTCCGTACAAGCCCTCGCGGAGGCGCCTTTAGATAAAGTCTTAAAAGGATGGGAAGGATTAGGGTACTATTCACGGGCGAGAAATCTTCAAAAATCAGCCAAAATAATTGTCAAACGGCTCCAAAGCCGGTTTCCCGACCAATTTGAGGAGATCATCAAGTTGCCGGGTATCGGAAAATCAACTGCTGGCGCAATCTTAAGCCTTGCGTTTAACCAGCGCTTTCCTATTTTGGATGGAAACGTCCGGAGGGTCCTTTCCCGATTGTTTGCCGTACAAACAGCTCCCGGTCCAAAAACAGATCAAAACCTCTGGGACTATTCCTCCTCTCTGGTCCCAAAACAGGCAAGGGAATTTAATTCGGCGCTTATGGATTTAGGCGCCACCGTCTGCAAGCCCAAACAACCCTCCTGCGGGCTCTGTCCCTTAAATTCCTTTTGCCTCGGGTTTAAAAAGAACCTTCAAATGGTTCTTCCACTTAAGAAAAAGAGAGAGAAAATTCCTCTCTATTTTCATGCGGGAATGGTCATCTGGAAAAACAAAAAGGTTTTAATTCGAAAAAGGCCGGTAAATGGATTGTTGGGTGGGTTATGGGAATTTCCTGAGTCGGTGGTGGATCAAGCCGATTTAACCGATCAAACAAAACTCAATCGTGTGTGCCAAAACCTGAATATCAAACTGAAAAACAAAAGTTTTCTTTTTAAGCTGACTCATACGTTCACCCATTTTAAAATGGAGCTCCACGTATTTGAGGCCGATTACCTTTCCGGAAATATCGGCCGCGACGGAAGCTTGCGGTGGGCCTCATTAGAAGAAACTGAAGGTTTCCCCTTTTCAACAACCCATAAAAAAATTATCCAAAATCTCGCCGACACTCGCTTCAAAAACGAAA
- a CDS encoding NYN domain-containing protein — MAIQLIIDGYNFIGFHKGLSKKLEAQRNQLISILGSYRQNKNFPICVVFDGWKDGELHQHFEIKNGIEVVYSRLGEKADQVIIRFIKRLKEQCVVVSSDREIRDCAHQYGATALTIQEFNSRLSHRDSGLDEEMQKEEEDKSHRFGKKSGNPKKLPKRERAKQNKLRKL, encoded by the coding sequence TTGGCTATTCAGTTGATCATTGATGGCTATAATTTTATCGGATTTCATAAAGGGCTCTCAAAAAAACTGGAGGCTCAGCGAAACCAGCTTATTTCCATCCTTGGTTCATACCGCCAGAATAAAAATTTCCCAATTTGTGTCGTTTTTGACGGCTGGAAAGATGGAGAGCTCCACCAGCATTTTGAAATAAAAAATGGCATTGAAGTGGTCTATTCCCGTCTGGGTGAAAAAGCCGACCAGGTCATCATCCGATTCATTAAGAGGTTAAAAGAACAATGCGTGGTCGTCAGTTCAGACCGTGAAATCAGAGACTGCGCTCATCAATATGGCGCCACCGCTTTGACGATCCAGGAATTTAATTCTAGATTGAGCCATAGGGATTCCGGGCTCGATGAAGAAATGCAGAAAGAGGAAGAGGACAAGTCCCATCGCTTCGGTAAAAAGTCGGGAAATCCAAAAAAGCTTCCAAAACGGGAAAGGGCCAAACAAAACAAATTAAGAAAACTCTAA